One Aciduliprofundum boonei T469 genomic region harbors:
- a CDS encoding inositol monophosphatase family protein: MKEDMENIKRLANGARKEILLILEEYGEKASKTVQMGAYGAPSSLVDVEAENKIIQMVKEEDMPYNIFTEEAGFIDRGYDRTIIVDPLDGSYNAENGIPFYAVSIAIGKKNLQDVEYGIVKNVPLNVDYWAIKGEGAYKNGKKLKVDGKKNLYVVYLGKKAHKQSFELAQKIRRTRTLGSAALEMCMVAEGIADMFIYKFKEKGYLRIVDIAAAYLIVKESGGIVVDGILKPLDMDILGMERKNVIAAANPQLLEVFR, translated from the coding sequence ATGAAAGAAGATATGGAGAATATAAAAAGATTAGCGAATGGAGCAAGAAAAGAGATTCTTCTTATTTTAGAGGAGTATGGAGAAAAAGCCTCAAAAACAGTTCAGATGGGTGCATATGGGGCGCCCTCATCTCTTGTTGATGTCGAAGCTGAAAACAAGATAATTCAAATGGTGAAAGAGGAGGATATGCCCTATAACATATTCACAGAAGAAGCTGGATTCATCGATAGGGGATATGATAGAACTATAATCGTGGACCCGTTAGATGGTTCTTATAATGCCGAGAATGGAATACCATTCTATGCAGTTTCAATTGCTATAGGAAAAAAGAATTTGCAGGATGTAGAGTATGGAATTGTGAAAAATGTTCCCTTAAATGTAGATTACTGGGCAATAAAGGGCGAAGGAGCTTACAAGAATGGAAAAAAATTGAAAGTTGATGGTAAAAAGAATCTTTATGTGGTTTATTTAGGCAAGAAGGCTCATAAGCAATCTTTTGAACTTGCCCAAAAAATCAGAAGAACTCGTACCTTGGGTTCAGCAGCGCTGGAGATGTGCATGGTTGCAGAGGGTATAGCAGATATGTTCATCTACAAATTCAAAGAGAAAGGTTATCTCAGAATAGTGGATATTGCAGCAGCATATCTGATAGTTAAAGAATCTGGAGGAATTGTTGTGGATGGAATATTAAAACCCTTAGATATGGATATTCTTGGAATGGAAAGGAAGAATGTTATAGCTGCTGCAAACCCTCAACTTTTGGAGGTGTTTAGATGA
- a CDS encoding Ni/Fe hydrogenase subunit alpha: MVERRIRIEEITKIEGHANLTIEIEDENLKRVIFGVHEGSRYFEAFMVGKSYKYLPELAGRICGICTVAHEIASVRAVEDALGIEISEEVEDLRKLMLISSHIQSHILHLYFLALPDYRNVESIIELANKNVNLVKKAFELKEASNYMTELIGGRAVQPCTIVPGKVSKRIGKETIERYIKKMKDIYPFLLDTAELFLSLEYPKYERESEYVALWDGHSIPLYKGEIATLSSIFDPHQYQEHIREWVVEYSSAKHSLIDGRDYMVGALARLNINRNLREEARELAERYGVRFPSNRIAWINLAQALENVYFALEAIEIAENLKEYDPHKINIPRVSGEGVGVIEAPRGLLIHHYKIKNGKCTYVNIITPTAMNTENVERNLKGYISQIVSKNDEYIKMEAEKIIRAYDPCISCSVHVTRIM, translated from the coding sequence ATGGTTGAAAGAAGAATAAGAATTGAAGAAATAACAAAAATAGAAGGACATGCAAATTTAACCATTGAGATAGAGGATGAGAATTTAAAAAGGGTTATTTTTGGAGTGCATGAAGGTTCTAGGTATTTTGAGGCTTTTATGGTTGGAAAAAGTTATAAATATCTCCCGGAGTTAGCTGGTAGGATATGTGGTATATGTACCGTTGCTCATGAAATTGCTAGTGTAAGGGCTGTGGAAGATGCTTTGGGTATAGAAATTTCAGAGGAAGTTGAGGACCTAAGAAAGCTTATGTTAATAAGTTCTCATATTCAAAGTCATATCTTACATTTATATTTCTTGGCTTTACCTGATTACAGGAATGTGGAAAGTATAATAGAATTAGCCAATAAAAATGTGAATTTGGTGAAGAAGGCATTTGAACTTAAAGAAGCCAGTAATTATATGACGGAACTCATTGGAGGAAGGGCTGTGCAACCTTGTACTATAGTTCCTGGGAAAGTATCCAAGAGAATAGGTAAGGAAACTATTGAAAGGTATATAAAAAAGATGAAAGACATCTATCCCTTTCTCCTTGACACAGCGGAACTGTTCTTGTCTTTAGAGTACCCGAAATATGAAAGGGAAAGTGAATATGTTGCTCTATGGGATGGACATAGTATACCTCTCTATAAGGGGGAGATTGCCACCCTCTCTTCAATATTTGATCCTCACCAGTATCAGGAACATATAAGAGAATGGGTGGTGGAGTATTCTTCTGCAAAACATTCACTTATAGACGGAAGAGATTATATGGTGGGTGCATTAGCGAGATTAAACATAAATAGAAACCTGCGGGAGGAAGCTAGAGAATTGGCAGAGAGATACGGTGTGAGATTTCCATCTAACAGGATCGCTTGGATAAATTTAGCCCAGGCACTTGAAAATGTATATTTTGCTTTAGAGGCAATAGAGATAGCAGAAAATCTAAAAGAGTACGATCCTCATAAAATAAACATACCAAGAGTGAGTGGAGAAGGGGTAGGTGTAATAGAAGCACCAAGAGGTTTACTAATACATCATTACAAAATAAAGAATGGAAAATGTACCTATGTGAATATAATTACCCCTACAGCTATGAACACCGAGAATGTAGAGAGAAATTTAAAGGGATATATAAGTCAAATTGTGAGTAAGAATGATGAATACATAAAGATGGAAGCGGAAAAAATCATACGTGCATATGATCCTTGTATTTCTTGCTCTGTTCATGTAACGAGAATCATGTAA
- a CDS encoding NADH ubiquinone oxidoreductase gives MNIGIISLSCCEGCSVQFLNMEKEILEILKYMGINNFRLAKEINEWPVEIAFVEGTPTNRDEIIKLLKIRKDSKILVALGTCAATGGVPAIVNTLEKKEAMKIYNGVPPKIPIDAKPLKYYVDVDYILYGCPFSKEELKELITSVLLGKGFRNKRYSVCVECTLRENGCLLEEGYLCMGPVTRAGCKAICPSNNTQCLGCRGPYEDANFKGHIRILLEMGFSKDEIAEAYSIFSYEELKEVIAWLKEE, from the coding sequence TTGAATATTGGCATCATCTCATTGTCTTGCTGCGAGGGCTGCTCTGTACAGTTTTTGAATATGGAAAAGGAAATTCTGGAAATTCTCAAGTATATGGGAATAAATAATTTTAGATTGGCTAAGGAAATAAATGAATGGCCTGTGGAAATTGCTTTTGTAGAAGGTACACCTACAAACAGGGATGAAATAATAAAATTGCTGAAAATAAGAAAAGACTCAAAGATTTTAGTTGCTCTCGGAACATGTGCTGCTACGGGAGGAGTACCGGCAATAGTTAATACTCTGGAGAAGAAGGAAGCTATGAAAATTTATAACGGTGTTCCACCGAAGATACCTATAGATGCTAAACCCTTGAAATATTATGTAGATGTTGATTACATTCTTTATGGATGCCCATTTTCAAAGGAGGAATTGAAAGAATTGATAACTTCAGTTCTGCTGGGTAAGGGATTTAGAAATAAGAGATACAGTGTATGTGTGGAGTGTACCCTTAGAGAGAATGGGTGTCTTCTGGAAGAAGGATATTTATGTATGGGGCCAGTGACCAGAGCCGGATGTAAAGCGATATGTCCTTCTAATAATACTCAATGTTTGGGGTGTAGAGGGCCATATGAAGATGCTAATTTCAAAGGTCATATAAGAATTCTTCTAGAAATGGGATTTTCAAAGGATGAGATAGCTGAGGCATATTCTATATTTTCCTATGAAGAGTTGAAGGAGGTAATAGCATGGTTGAAAGAAGAATAA
- a CDS encoding FAD/NAD(P)-binding protein, whose translation MNPYIPSVAPILEVRDETPDTKTFRIGAELPFKPGQFVELSVFGYGEAPISISGGDDEAIELTIRAVGNVTKKIHRMKEGDYVGIRGPFGNGWPIEKAVDKNILIIAGGIGLAPLKPVVEYVCKHRERFKDATLLYGARRPSLMLFKYKFEEWRKYMDILLTVDEAEPGWEGHVGVVTTLCDKIRHVADTITYMCGPPIMMKYTSMVLIELGFPPSEMYLSLERNMKCGIGICGHCGVGGVYVCRDGPVFSLNKALRFIEKPHEVQGVLD comes from the coding sequence ATGAATCCCTACATACCTTCAGTGGCACCAATTTTAGAGGTGAGGGACGAAACTCCAGATACAAAAACCTTCAGGATAGGGGCAGAGCTACCATTCAAGCCCGGGCAATTTGTGGAACTAAGTGTATTTGGTTATGGGGAGGCGCCTATTTCCATATCTGGAGGAGATGATGAGGCCATAGAGCTTACCATAAGGGCCGTTGGTAACGTTACCAAGAAAATACACAGGATGAAGGAGGGGGACTATGTAGGCATACGGGGGCCCTTTGGAAATGGCTGGCCCATAGAAAAGGCTGTGGATAAGAATATATTGATCATCGCAGGAGGCATCGGTCTCGCCCCCCTCAAACCTGTTGTGGAATATGTGTGTAAACATAGGGAACGTTTCAAGGATGCCACTCTTCTATATGGTGCCAGAAGGCCATCCCTTATGCTTTTCAAATACAAATTTGAAGAATGGAGGAAATATATGGATATTCTCTTAACGGTGGATGAGGCAGAACCTGGATGGGAAGGGCATGTGGGTGTTGTAACAACCCTTTGTGATAAGATAAGGCATGTGGCAGATACCATTACTTATATGTGTGGCCCGCCCATAATGATGAAATACACCTCCATGGTTCTCATAGAACTAGGTTTTCCTCCCAGTGAGATGTACCTTTCCCTGGAGAGAAATATGAAATGCGGCATCGGCATATGCGGTCACTGTGGAGTTGGAGGAGTATATGTATGCCGTGATGGGCCAGTTTTCTCTCTAAATAAGGCTCTGAGATTTATTGAAAAGCCTCATGAGGTTCAGGGGGTGTTAGATTGA
- a CDS encoding 4Fe-4S dicluster domain-containing protein — protein sequence MSVKIAKTKINEFLTWIMDNYALYAPVEDGVTKFCRIENLSKICFFPNRTDVSLKPIFFPPEQKFFKWEKGDNGYIIRDYLDKGEKKVIFGARGCDVHALKILDMYMSGEFSDPYYSKRRENTIIIGITCDYPRDSCFCTAFGGMVPEEYDLWLTDIGTHYFVDIGSENGRKLISLDIFEDADEEDEIRKRRKIERVEYEVEKRTKIDLCEIKRCSQEIKKKINDEIWDELGKICVSCGRCNFICPTCHCFDVRDITNLDGSEGERIRVWDSCHLYEYAKTSAENFRKERHARVRYRVYDKFVFPVMRYGVYACTGCGRCTDACHAGINIREVLRRLIE from the coding sequence ATGAGCGTAAAAATTGCGAAAACAAAAATAAACGAATTTTTGACATGGATTATGGATAATTATGCTCTCTATGCTCCGGTTGAAGATGGTGTTACTAAATTTTGTAGAATAGAAAATTTGTCCAAAATATGCTTTTTTCCAAATCGTACAGATGTGTCTTTAAAGCCCATATTTTTTCCACCAGAACAAAAATTTTTCAAATGGGAGAAAGGTGATAATGGATATATTATAAGGGATTATTTGGATAAAGGAGAAAAGAAGGTTATATTTGGGGCAAGAGGTTGTGATGTACACGCTTTAAAAATTCTTGATATGTATATGAGTGGAGAATTTTCGGATCCATATTATTCCAAAAGGAGAGAGAATACCATTATAATTGGAATCACTTGTGATTATCCTCGTGATTCATGCTTCTGTACAGCCTTTGGGGGGATGGTGCCGGAGGAGTATGATCTTTGGCTTACTGATATAGGCACCCATTATTTTGTGGATATAGGCAGTGAAAATGGAAGAAAATTGATATCTCTGGATATATTTGAAGATGCAGATGAGGAGGATGAAATAAGGAAGAGGAGGAAGATTGAGAGGGTGGAGTATGAGGTTGAGAAAAGAACAAAAATAGACTTATGTGAGATAAAGAGATGCTCCCAGGAAATAAAGAAAAAGATTAACGATGAAATTTGGGATGAACTGGGAAAGATCTGTGTATCCTGTGGAAGATGCAACTTCATATGTCCGACTTGCCACTGTTTCGATGTTAGAGATATAACGAATCTTGATGGAAGTGAGGGGGAGAGGATAAGGGTATGGGATTCCTGTCATCTTTACGAGTATGCAAAGACATCCGCTGAGAATTTCAGGAAGGAACGTCACGCCAGGGTGAGGTACCGTGTATACGACAAATTTGTCTTTCCTGTAATGAGATATGGAGTCTACGCATGCACAGGTTGTGGAAGATGCACAGATGCCTGCCATGCTGGAATAAATATCCGGGAAGTTTTAAGGAGGCTGATAGAATGA
- the gltA gene encoding NADPH-dependent glutamate synthase → MAKQIKKKRIAVPEQDPQARIHNFNEVALGYTFELAKEEASRCIQCPYNFAPCIKGCPVNVNIPGFIKKILENDMKGALEVIHETNSLPGITGRVCPQEEQCEMNCVMGKLGDKINIGKLERFVADYAREHGIMPETKIAPKNGKKVAIVGSGPSGLTAASDLIKMGYDVTVYEALHEPGGVLIYGIPEFRLPKDIVEYEVKYLKMLGAKIETNVVIGKTLSLYDLAKEYDAVFLGTGAGTPKFLNLPGVNCKGIYSANEFLTRINLMKAYKFPEYDTPIKVGKRLAVIGAGNVAMDAARSALRVGFEEVYILYRRTREYMTAREEEIQHAEEEGVKFMFLVSPVEFIGDDNCNVKVVKLIMNKLGEPDSSGRRRPEPIPGTEFALEVDAVVFAIGQKPNKVLYQEVPELKTTKWGTLIVDEKYRTTMRGVFAGGDAVRGEATVVLAMGDGKRAAKAIDEYIRTGEWPEEINQKTF, encoded by the coding sequence ATGGCAAAACAGATAAAGAAGAAGAGGATTGCAGTACCTGAGCAAGATCCACAGGCAAGGATTCATAATTTTAATGAGGTTGCATTGGGCTATACATTTGAATTGGCTAAAGAGGAAGCATCTCGCTGTATTCAATGCCCATATAATTTTGCCCCGTGTATTAAAGGTTGTCCTGTCAATGTAAATATCCCTGGCTTTATAAAGAAAATTCTGGAAAATGATATGAAAGGAGCGCTGGAAGTTATCCATGAAACGAATTCTCTTCCAGGCATAACAGGCAGGGTATGTCCTCAAGAGGAGCAATGTGAAATGAACTGTGTTATGGGTAAGTTGGGAGATAAAATAAATATCGGTAAACTGGAGAGATTTGTGGCAGATTATGCCAGAGAGCATGGTATTATGCCTGAAACGAAGATTGCACCAAAGAATGGAAAGAAGGTTGCCATAGTGGGCTCTGGACCAAGTGGATTAACAGCTGCCTCTGATCTTATAAAGATGGGCTACGATGTTACTGTTTATGAAGCCCTGCATGAACCGGGAGGCGTGTTGATTTACGGTATTCCTGAGTTTAGATTGCCGAAGGATATTGTGGAATATGAGGTGAAGTATCTAAAGATGCTCGGTGCAAAGATCGAGACCAATGTGGTTATTGGTAAGACTCTCAGCCTCTATGATTTGGCCAAGGAGTATGATGCAGTATTTTTAGGCACTGGAGCGGGAACGCCTAAATTTCTGAATTTGCCTGGAGTGAATTGCAAAGGAATATACAGTGCAAATGAATTCTTAACAAGGATTAACCTTATGAAAGCATACAAGTTCCCAGAGTATGACACGCCCATAAAAGTGGGAAAACGGCTTGCTGTGATTGGGGCAGGTAATGTAGCTATGGACGCAGCTCGCAGTGCTTTGCGCGTAGGGTTTGAAGAAGTTTATATTCTTTACAGGAGAACTAGGGAGTATATGACTGCTAGAGAAGAGGAGATACAGCACGCTGAAGAGGAAGGCGTAAAATTCATGTTTCTCGTCAGCCCAGTGGAGTTCATAGGAGATGATAACTGCAATGTCAAAGTTGTAAAATTAATAATGAACAAACTCGGAGAGCCAGATTCGTCTGGAAGGAGAAGACCAGAGCCGATTCCGGGCACGGAATTTGCATTGGAAGTGGATGCAGTGGTATTTGCAATAGGACAGAAACCAAATAAGGTTCTGTATCAGGAAGTGCCAGAATTGAAAACTACAAAATGGGGTACTTTGATAGTGGATGAGAAATACCGTACAACTATGCGGGGAGTGTTTGCAGGAGGAGATGCAGTGCGTGGAGAAGCCACAGTTGTGCTAGCCATGGGTGATGGAAAGCGTGCAGCCAAAGCAATTGATGAATACATAAGAACGGGTGAATGGCCTGAAGAGATAAATCAAAAAACTTTCTAA
- a CDS encoding sulfide/dihydroorotate dehydrogenase-like FAD/NAD-binding protein — translation MFEIVDKKVLAPNIKWIRVKAPLVTKNAKAGQFIVLRLHEKGERIPLTLFKWHKEDGTIELVFQEVGKTTYELGSYEPGDKIMDIVGPLGKPTHIENYGTAVVVSGGVGAPIGYAVTRALKEAGNHVVSIIGFRNKQYVILEDEFKKVSDELLITTDDGSYVRKGFTTDVLKEYLANGGKADYVFTVGPVIMMKLIADITKEHGIKTDASLNPIMVDGTGMCGACRVTVGGEIKFACVDGPDFDAHQVNFDELLTRLTEYREEERIAMDRYVKGVH, via the coding sequence ATGTTTGAGATAGTAGATAAGAAGGTACTGGCTCCAAATATAAAGTGGATTCGAGTGAAGGCACCCTTAGTTACAAAGAATGCCAAGGCTGGGCAATTCATAGTTCTAAGGTTGCATGAGAAGGGAGAGAGAATACCTCTAACTCTCTTCAAGTGGCATAAAGAGGACGGAACAATTGAGCTCGTTTTTCAGGAGGTTGGTAAGACAACATACGAGCTAGGCTCTTATGAGCCGGGAGATAAGATAATGGACATAGTTGGGCCTCTTGGAAAGCCAACACACATTGAAAATTATGGAACTGCAGTAGTTGTAAGTGGAGGCGTAGGTGCGCCAATAGGCTATGCTGTGACTCGCGCTTTAAAAGAAGCGGGCAATCATGTGGTGAGTATAATAGGATTTAGGAACAAGCAATATGTGATTTTAGAGGATGAATTCAAGAAGGTTAGTGATGAGTTATTGATCACAACGGATGATGGTAGCTATGTGCGCAAGGGATTTACCACTGATGTTCTAAAAGAGTACCTTGCAAATGGAGGTAAGGCAGATTATGTTTTCACTGTAGGGCCTGTTATAATGATGAAGCTCATTGCAGATATAACGAAGGAGCATGGAATTAAAACAGATGCAAGCTTAAACCCAATTATGGTTGATGGTACAGGCATGTGTGGTGCCTGCCGTGTGACCGTAGGAGGAGAAATAAAATTCGCTTGCGTAGACGGTCCTGACTTCGATGCACATCAGGTAAACTTTGATGAGCTTCTAACCAGATTAACTGAGTATAGGGAAGAGGAAAGAATTGCAATGGATAGGTATGTAAAGGGGGTGCATTAA
- a CDS encoding FAD-binding oxidoreductase: MKNKVDIAIIGGGIIGLYTAFELAKRGVENIAVYEKRYIGSGSTFRCGTGIRQQFGDEANIRMMKRSVEKWTTLGDEMDFPKFKMAKTGYLFLLYDEEEVKTFKRNVALQNSLGVPSKVITPEEAKEIVPTLDISEVIAATFNQTDGKANPFLAVYGLARKLRKMGIEINEYTEVKDIIVKDSQVEGVRTTKGEIKADIVLNAANAWAKIFNEKLGLNIPIEPYKHQGIVSEPFKKGEIKPMVVSFKYGGAYFTQKANGGLIGGIALKYGPTWDLTPTYEFLREVSRNFTRIIPALKHISIIRQWGGYYAETPDHNAVIGKIKEIEGYYLAAGFSGHGFMLAPAVAEGMAELITKGHTSLPFDFYDPYRFERGELREQAVQMG; encoded by the coding sequence ATGAAGAATAAAGTTGATATTGCCATAATTGGAGGAGGAATCATTGGATTATACACAGCTTTTGAACTTGCAAAAAGAGGAGTGGAGAATATAGCAGTTTACGAAAAGAGGTATATCGGCTCAGGCTCTACTTTTAGATGCGGTACTGGAATAAGGCAGCAATTTGGCGATGAAGCTAATATAAGGATGATGAAGAGGTCAGTTGAGAAGTGGACTACCTTGGGAGATGAGATGGATTTTCCAAAATTCAAGATGGCCAAGACGGGTTATCTATTCTTGCTCTACGATGAGGAGGAGGTTAAAACTTTCAAGCGCAATGTGGCCTTGCAGAATTCCTTGGGGGTACCATCAAAGGTAATAACTCCAGAAGAGGCGAAGGAGATTGTGCCAACATTGGATATAAGCGAGGTTATAGCGGCAACATTCAATCAAACAGATGGTAAGGCGAATCCGTTCCTTGCAGTTTACGGATTAGCAAGAAAATTGAGAAAAATGGGCATAGAGATAAACGAGTACACGGAGGTTAAGGATATCATTGTCAAGGACTCTCAAGTGGAGGGAGTGAGAACTACAAAGGGAGAAATTAAAGCGGATATAGTTCTTAACGCAGCCAATGCTTGGGCTAAAATTTTCAATGAAAAATTGGGATTGAACATACCGATTGAGCCGTACAAGCATCAGGGAATAGTAAGCGAGCCGTTTAAGAAGGGTGAAATAAAACCAATGGTTGTATCTTTCAAGTATGGAGGTGCATATTTTACCCAGAAGGCAAATGGAGGCCTTATAGGAGGCATAGCCCTGAAATATGGGCCTACTTGGGATTTGACACCCACATACGAGTTCTTGCGGGAGGTATCTAGGAACTTCACGAGGATAATACCTGCTTTGAAGCATATATCAATAATAAGACAGTGGGGTGGGTATTATGCAGAGACACCTGATCATAATGCCGTTATAGGAAAGATAAAAGAAATTGAGGGCTACTATCTTGCAGCTGGATTCTCGGGCCATGGATTTATGCTTGCTCCTGCAGTTGCAGAGGGCATGGCGGAGCTAATCACCAAGGGACATACTAGTTTGCCATTTGACTTCTACGATCCCTACAGATTCGAGCGTGGAGAGTTGAGAGAACAAGCGGTTCAGATGGGATAA
- a CDS encoding (2Fe-2S)-binding protein — translation MVNKSKVIICRCNDVTQKDIEDLIEQGITDIELIKRITHIGMGPCQGRTCLPLVAGIIARKTGKSYEEIGIPATRIPTKPVQMRILVGDDDEE, via the coding sequence ATGGTTAATAAGAGTAAGGTCATAATTTGCAGATGCAATGATGTAACCCAGAAGGATATTGAGGACCTGATAGAACAAGGGATAACGGATATTGAGTTGATTAAGAGAATCACGCATATAGGTATGGGCCCTTGCCAGGGCAGAACATGTTTGCCTCTTGTTGCGGGAATAATAGCCAGAAAGACAGGTAAGAGTTATGAGGAGATAGGCATACCTGCAACTAGAATACCTACAAAGCCTGTGCAGATGCGAATTCTGGTAGGTGATGACGATGAAGAATAA
- a CDS encoding 4Fe-4S dicluster domain-containing protein translates to MTEEYLERGYLTLEELKKKVELPSEERLQGKHPVAVPECPQRIPCTPCKEICPVNAIKMDNPNDPPVVNYDRCIGCSLCVQICPGLAFFMIQYRDDKARVTMPHELLPMPKRGDEVILLNRKGEEVGKGKVVLVIPRDKSVGDTAVVTVEMPKELAWEVRAIKVVV, encoded by the coding sequence ATGACTGAAGAGTATTTGGAGAGAGGATATTTAACTTTAGAAGAGTTGAAAAAAAAGGTTGAGTTGCCCAGTGAGGAGAGATTGCAAGGAAAGCATCCCGTGGCTGTGCCCGAGTGTCCTCAGAGAATACCCTGTACTCCATGCAAAGAAATTTGCCCTGTGAATGCAATAAAGATGGATAATCCGAATGATCCTCCCGTTGTTAATTACGATAGGTGTATTGGCTGCTCTCTATGCGTTCAAATTTGTCCGGGATTGGCATTCTTCATGATTCAATATAGAGATGATAAAGCTCGTGTAACAATGCCTCACGAACTGCTCCCGATGCCAAAGAGGGGAGATGAAGTCATACTTCTTAATCGTAAAGGTGAGGAAGTTGGAAAGGGTAAAGTTGTGCTGGTAATTCCGAGAGATAAGAGTGTGGGGGATACGGCAGTGGTTACAGTGGAGATGCCAAAAGAGCTTGCTTGGGAAGTCCGTGCAATAAAGGTGGTGGTTTAA
- a CDS encoding FAD-dependent oxidoreductase — MRLEEHPVIDFSKRRGKKVTIYFEGKPIEAYEGEPIAEALHAAGIRVLNYSTEKQRPRGLFCAIGKCSSCLMVVNGIPNTRTCITLVEDGMKIERQRGSQPLPRDYKAPKWKDAEKHYGDIIIIGGGPAGLMAGIKAAEKGAKVILMDEEPILGGQLVKQTHKFFGKREQFAGVRGIKIAEILAEEAKKNGVEIHLETSAVGIFDNNGEKLVVAIEKNKKLHEFHGKAIVVATGAMEKMIPFENNDLPGVYGAGAIQTLMNTYGIEPGKRVLIVGAGNVGVILAYQLKQAGVDVVAIVEAMPKIGAYFVHAAKVRRLGIPIYTRHTILRAEGNEKVERAVVAQIDEHWQPIPGTEKVYDVDVIALSVGLRPSIELLHQAGAQITYARELGGYVVRHDDRMETTVRGLFVAGDSSGIEEATTAMLEGKIAGLSAALLVGKAPVEAYEEIKKAQKDLEEFRSGPFGKHILDGLKKVMIND; from the coding sequence ATGAGACTTGAAGAGCATCCAGTAATAGATTTTAGTAAGAGAAGAGGTAAAAAAGTAACAATTTACTTTGAAGGTAAGCCCATCGAGGCCTATGAAGGTGAGCCCATCGCAGAAGCTTTGCATGCGGCAGGTATAAGAGTTTTAAATTATAGCACGGAGAAGCAGAGACCCCGTGGCCTATTCTGTGCTATTGGAAAATGCTCCTCTTGCTTAATGGTTGTCAATGGCATTCCAAATACGAGAACATGCATCACGCTTGTAGAGGATGGTATGAAAATTGAGAGACAGAGAGGTTCTCAGCCATTGCCCAGGGATTATAAAGCACCAAAGTGGAAGGATGCGGAGAAGCACTATGGAGATATAATCATAATTGGTGGAGGACCTGCAGGATTGATGGCTGGTATAAAGGCCGCCGAGAAAGGAGCCAAGGTTATTTTGATGGATGAGGAGCCCATTCTGGGTGGACAACTGGTGAAACAGACGCACAAGTTCTTTGGCAAGAGAGAGCAGTTTGCCGGAGTGCGTGGTATAAAAATTGCTGAAATTTTAGCGGAAGAAGCTAAAAAGAATGGGGTGGAGATTCATCTTGAAACTTCTGCTGTGGGCATATTTGATAATAATGGAGAAAAATTAGTGGTGGCGATAGAGAAGAACAAAAAGCTTCACGAGTTCCATGGCAAGGCAATTGTGGTTGCTACAGGAGCTATGGAGAAGATGATTCCCTTTGAGAATAATGATTTGCCTGGCGTGTATGGTGCAGGAGCGATACAGACCCTTATGAACACTTATGGAATTGAGCCGGGAAAGAGAGTGCTCATAGTTGGCGCAGGTAATGTTGGTGTTATACTTGCTTATCAATTAAAGCAGGCGGGAGTGGATGTAGTTGCAATCGTGGAAGCTATGCCCAAAATAGGTGCATACTTCGTTCATGCTGCAAAGGTTCGAAGGTTAGGTATACCGATTTACACTAGGCATACGATTCTCCGTGCAGAGGGAAATGAGAAGGTGGAGAGGGCAGTGGTAGCCCAAATAGATGAGCACTGGCAGCCCATACCAGGTACAGAGAAGGTTTATGATGTGGATGTTATTGCTCTTTCCGTGGGGTTGAGACCGAGCATAGAACTTTTACATCAGGCCGGTGCGCAGATCACATATGCTCGCGAGCTGGGTGGCTATGTGGTGCGTCATGATGACAGGATGGAAACAACAGTTCGTGGGCTGTTCGTTGCTGGAGATTCATCGGGTATAGAGGAAGCTACGACTGCCATGCTTGAAGGTAAGATAGCCGGCTTATCTGCTGCCTTACTCGTTGGTAAAGCACCCGTGGAGGCTTACGAAGAGATAAAGAAGGCTCAGAAGGATTTAGAAGAGTTCCGCAGTGGTCCATTTGGAAAACATATACTTGATGGTTTGAAGAAGGTGATGATAAATGACTGA
- a CDS encoding PRC-barrel domain-containing protein, which yields MTEVTELIGLEIYTDKGYLLGTIKDVLLDVNDQIIYGLYVEKSNPLLVEDGVPVVVPYRWVKAVGDVILLKKFPSYVNVT from the coding sequence ATGACGGAGGTAACTGAACTTATAGGACTTGAGATATATACGGATAAGGGTTATCTTTTGGGTACCATAAAGGATGTCTTGCTCGATGTGAATGACCAAATAATATACGGGCTCTATGTGGAAAAGAGCAATCCTCTTCTCGTAGAAGATGGTGTGCCCGTTGTGGTACCCTATCGCTGGGTTAAAGCTGTGGGAGATGTCATTCTCCTTAAGAAATTCCCATCTTATGTGAATGTAACATAA